From one Gemmobacter sp. genomic stretch:
- a CDS encoding cysteine desulfurase, translating into MYDVHAIRRDFPILSRQVNGRPLVYLDNGASAQKPQVVIDAMTQAYSMEYSNVHRGLHYLSNLATEHYEAVRGKVARFLNAPHEDEIVFTTGSTEGINLVSYAWAAPRLQPGDEIVLSVMEHHANIVPWHFLRERQGVVLKWVEVDANGDLDPQAVIDAIGPRTRLVAVTHMSNVLGTVVDVAAICAGAQARGVPVLVDGSQAAVHMPVDLSALGCDFYAVTGHKLYGPSGSGAIWISRARQAEMRPFLGGGDMIREVTRDTVTWADPPMKFEAGTPGIVQQIGLGVALDYLSGLGMANVAAHERSLRDYARDRLAGLNWLNVQGNSAGKGAIFSFTLQGGAHAHDVSTILDKRGVAVRAGTHCAMPLMAHMGVGATCRASFGLYNTLDEVDALVSALELCHELFA; encoded by the coding sequence ATGTATGATGTTCACGCAATCCGCCGCGATTTTCCGATCCTGTCCCGGCAGGTGAACGGCAGGCCGCTGGTCTATCTGGACAATGGCGCATCGGCGCAAAAGCCGCAGGTGGTGATCGACGCGATGACGCAGGCCTATTCCATGGAATATTCCAATGTTCACCGTGGCTTGCACTACCTTTCGAACCTTGCGACAGAACATTACGAGGCGGTTCGCGGCAAGGTCGCGCGGTTCCTGAACGCCCCGCACGAAGACGAGATCGTGTTCACCACCGGCTCGACCGAGGGGATCAACCTGGTGTCCTATGCCTGGGCCGCGCCGCGGTTGCAGCCCGGCGATGAAATCGTGCTGTCGGTGATGGAGCATCATGCCAACATCGTGCCCTGGCATTTCCTGCGCGAACGTCAGGGCGTGGTGCTGAAATGGGTCGAGGTCGATGCCAATGGCGATCTGGATCCGCAGGCGGTGATCGACGCGATCGGGCCGCGCACCCGGCTGGTGGCGGTGACGCATATGTCGAACGTGCTGGGCACGGTGGTCGATGTGGCCGCGATCTGTGCGGGCGCGCAGGCGCGGGGCGTGCCGGTGCTGGTCGATGGCTCGCAGGCGGCGGTTCACATGCCGGTGGATCTGTCGGCGCTTGGCTGCGATTTCTATGCCGTGACCGGGCACAAGCTCTATGGCCCGTCGGGATCGGGCGCGATCTGGATCTCCCGCGCCCGGCAGGCCGAGATGCGCCCCTTCCTGGGCGGCGGCGACATGATCCGCGAGGTCACGCGCGATACCGTCACCTGGGCCGATCCGCCGATGAAGTTCGAGGCGGGCACCCCCGGCATCGTCCAGCAGATCGGCCTTGGCGTGGCGCTGGATTACCTCAGCGGTCTGGGCATGGCCAATGTCGCCGCGCATGAGCGCAGCCTTCGCGACTATGCGCGTGACCGGCTGGCCGGGCTGAACTGGCTGAACGTGCAGGGCAATTCGGCCGGCAAGGGGGCGATCTTCAGCTTTACCCTGCAAGGCGGCGCCCATGCGCATGATGTTTCGACGATTCTCGACAAGCGCGGGGTGGCCGTGCGGGCCGGCACCCATTGCGCCATGCCGCTGATGGCGCATATGGGCGTGGGGGCGACCTGCCGGGCATCGTTCGGGCTTTACAACACGCTGGACGAGGTGGAT
- a CDS encoding YIP1 family protein has product MNGSDWMALVQEAFRDPRRSAQRIAGWPLPDQALPMAFALIAALSVLGLYGAMLLSGMATADLPSPVLLVVMQLGSMLLLAAVLAQAGRMFGGAGGFAGALRIIIWIQALMVLLQIVQLVALVVLPPLGGLLSLVSVVAIGWVATGMVAGLHGFKSLPLTFLGIIGALLVVGFVLSLLLAPFISLPQ; this is encoded by the coding sequence ATGAACGGGTCGGACTGGATGGCGCTGGTGCAGGAGGCCTTTCGCGATCCGCGCCGCAGCGCGCAGCGCATCGCCGGCTGGCCGCTGCCGGATCAGGCGTTGCCCATGGCCTTTGCGCTGATTGCCGCGCTGTCGGTGCTGGGGTTGTATGGTGCCATGCTGCTGTCGGGCATGGCCACGGCCGATCTGCCCTCGCCCGTCCTGCTGGTGGTGATGCAGCTGGGGTCCATGCTGCTGTTGGCGGCCGTGCTGGCGCAGGCCGGGCGGATGTTTGGCGGGGCCGGCGGGTTTGCCGGCGCGCTGCGCATCATCATCTGGATCCAGGCGCTGATGGTGCTGCTGCAAATCGTGCAGCTGGTCGCGCTGGTGGTGCTGCCGCCGCTGGGGGGCTTGCTCAGCCTCGTGTCGGTCGTGGCCATCGGCTGGGTGGCGACCGGCATGGTGGCCGGGCTGCACGGGTTCAAGTCGCTGCCGCTGACTTTTCTGGGGATCATCGGGGCGCTGCTGGTGGTGGGATTCGTCCTGTCGCTGCTGCTGGCGCCCTTCATCTCGCTGCCGCAATGA